A window of Massilia sp. NR 4-1 genomic DNA:
AGGCGAATACCGGGCGATCGATAAAGAATTTTGCCATTGCGTCCCCTTACTTGGCGCTTGCCGCGGGGGCGGAAGCGGCGGCCTTGGCCGGAGTTGCCGGGGCGCTTGCCGCTGCGCCAGGGGCGCCGCCATTCGCTTGCGCCGCGCCAGGAGCCGCGCCGTTGGCCGGCGTGCCGCCTTTGCCTGCGGCGGGAGCTTGCCATGGCACCGGATTGACGGTGCCGCCCGGCTTGGCCTTCTGGAAGCCTTCCACGATGATGCGCTCACCGCCTTTCAGGCCGGAGTTGATGATCCAGCGGTTGTCCTGCGCGGCATCGGCCTTCACCGGTTGCGCCGTCACCTTGTTGTCGGCGCCCACGATCATCACGGTCGCGCCTTCTGCGCCGCGCACCACGGCCTGCTGCGGCACGGTGATGGCCGCCTCGTTCACGCCCTGTTCCAGGTGGGCGCGCACATACATGCCGGGCAGCAGGTTGCGGCTCGGATTCGGGAATTCGGCGCGCATCGAGACGGAGCCGGAGCTTTCATCCACCGCCACGTCAGAGAACAGCAGCTTGCCGGCCTGCGGATATTCGCGGCCATCCTCGGTCACGAGGGTGACGCGCGCCTGGTCCTTGCCGGCGCTTTTCAGCTTGCCGTCGGCCAGCGCCTGCTTCAGGCGCAGCAGCTCGGTGGAAGACTGGGTCACGGTCACATAGATGGGGTCGAGCTGCTGCACCACGGCCAGCGGCGTCGCTTCGCCCTGGCCCACCAGCGCGCCTTCGGTAACAAGGGCGCGGCCGACGCGGCCGGAGATCGGCGCGGTCACGGTGGTATAGCCCAGGTTCAGGCTGGCGGTCTGGCGCGTGGCGCGGGCTGTCGCCAGATCGGCGCTGGCCTGCTTCTGCGCGGTCAGCGCATCGTCGTATTCCTGCTGGCTGACGGCTTGCGCGGCCAGCAGCGGCTTGTAGCGCTTCACTTTCAGCTCGGCCTGGGCCAGGTTGGCTTCGGCCTTGGCGACGGCGGCGCCGGCGCTGTCGAAGGTGGCCTGGGTCTGGGCCGGGTCGATGCGGAACAGGGTTTCGCCCGCTTTCACATCGCCGCCTTCCTTGAAGACGCGCTGCAGCACGATGCCGGGGGTACGCGCGCGCACCTGGGCGATGCGCGACGCCTCCACACGGCCGGGCAGCTCGTCGCTGATGGCGACGCTAGCGGCGGCAACGGTGATGACCGAAACGGTGGGAGGAGGTGGCGGCGCGTTACTGGCGTTTTTCTTGTCGCCGCAAGCTGCCAGCAGGGTGAGGGAAACAATGGCGGCAGCTAGGGGCGTGTAACGAGGGACAGATCTCATGGATGTCTCGTGAGGTGAAGTTAAACAAATAATGCTTCCCTTGACTTGGAGCAAAGGAGGTGCGGAACATTGTATAACAGTGTCAAATGTAACGTTTTGTACATGCCGGTGGGAAAATTTCCCGCAAGAGGTGTGCGGGGCGGCAAGGGGAATGGGGGCGATGTGAGGGCTTGGCTATGGATACCGGCCGATCACTGATGGGGTTTGCGCCGTACCTCTTGGCCCTCCCAGCCGCAGGAGGCACCATGATAGGCCGTACAATTTTTGCCTTCAACAACCTTGCCCTTTGCCCATTTCTGATCAAAGGATATTTGCAGCATGCATTGCTCCCCGCCTTCGGCTTTTACGTAAGGCTCAAGCAACAGCGTTCTGCCATTAATTTTCCCAACTCCGGAAATACGGCCTGAGCAAGCCCCTTCAGTGATCGTTGCCGACGCAGCTACAATGCCTTGTTCTGGGTCCAACAATAGAGTTTTGATGTGCGTGGATTTGGAAGAGAACTCGCCTTCTACCTGCATGAATTGCGCATGCGAGCTGAGCGAAATAAGCAATAGGGCGGGTATAAGATTTTTCATTATGGATTATTTCGCCTGCGATAAATTTCTAGCTTCGTCAGCATATTGCTGCCCCCCAGCCATTGCGGTGGACATTCTCTCGTAGGCATCCTGCAGTGTCAGCGAACCATTCCCGTATAAGGATGGATTGCCTTTGATTACTTCTTTGCTTAATACGTCCGCCACCGATGTGTTGTGGTCTTTCGCCAAGGCTCGCAGGAAGCGTTTGCCATCGCCTGAGCCGAGATTGTGCAGTGCATAGACATTTGCATCGTCATCAACGCCTCCCAGTATCCGGCCTTTTGCAATGTTTGCCCTGGTGAGTTCCGCCAGCATCGCTGCCTGGAGATCTTCATTGGTCCGATACCTTGCGGCATTTCTGTTGCTTAGCGTACCAGCGTCGTTTATCTCGTATTTCTTGCCATACCGATTTAGTGCATCCGTCCAACCCTCATCGGTGAACTGCCCGTAGCCATGGGC
This region includes:
- a CDS encoding efflux RND transporter periplasmic adaptor subunit → MRSVPRYTPLAAAIVSLTLLAACGDKKNASNAPPPPPTVSVITVAAASVAISDELPGRVEASRIAQVRARTPGIVLQRVFKEGGDVKAGETLFRIDPAQTQATFDSAGAAVAKAEANLAQAELKVKRYKPLLAAQAVSQQEYDDALTAQKQASADLATARATRQTASLNLGYTTVTAPISGRVGRALVTEGALVGQGEATPLAVVQQLDPIYVTVTQSSTELLRLKQALADGKLKSAGKDQARVTLVTEDGREYPQAGKLLFSDVAVDESSGSVSMRAEFPNPSRNLLPGMYVRAHLEQGVNEAAITVPQQAVVRGAEGATVMIVGADNKVTAQPVKADAAQDNRWIINSGLKGGERIIVEGFQKAKPGGTVNPVPWQAPAAGKGGTPANGAAPGAAQANGGAPGAAASAPATPAKAAASAPAASAK